Within the Phaseolus vulgaris cultivar G19833 chromosome 9, P. vulgaris v2.0, whole genome shotgun sequence genome, the region gtttttatataaaatttgttcgttaacattaatttaataaatttaaaataattttatttttaagatgacaaaatatttcttaacataattttaaaaataaaataataaaataaaatatattaataaagataaaattaaaaaaattgtgtaccAAATAACGGttataaagataaatattttttttgtatttttgttataAGTATGGATAATTCTTTTTGTTAGAATAGTGATACTTTAACATTCACTTAAcaactttataaattaatattttaattatctttattttatttttaatttaaaatattattatattattataataggttGTTAAGTGAGTGTGGTCTTTTTTTAAACTTTACTCTTTTTGTTATGATACATTTCTCCACTATTCGTTAATGACATTCTATAAATTCTCAACGATGGTTATGGAGGATGTATACACACCTACCTGACTAAAATCCAAGTGACTCTAGAAGACTTGGCTCTTCAAGTTGAACCATCATCCTCACTTTTAAAGCAATTACCAACCCCTTACATAGCcattttgttcttcttcttaAGCCTCCTTTTTGTGCTTAGTAACAGAAGAAGAAAGAACAAGTTCAATTTGCCTCCTTCCCCACCAAAACTACCCATAATTGGAAACCTTCATCAACTAGGCACTCTCCCACACCGCTCCTTCCAAGCACTCTCTCGCAAGTACGGCCCTCTCTTGCTGCTGCAATTAGGGCAAACTCCAACTCTTCTGATATCATCAGTTGATGTGGCCAAAGAAGTATCCAAAACCCACGATGTCGCTTTCTCCAATAAGCCTCAGACCACAGCCGTGAAAACCATCATGTATGGGTGCACGGACGTGGCTTTTTCACCCTACGGAGAAGGGTGGAGACAGAAAAGGAAGATATGTGTTCTTGATCTTCTAAGCGTAAAAAGAGTGCGATCCTTTCAGTCCATTCGAGAAGAAGAAGTTGCAGCGATGCTTGGTGCCATACGTGAAGCATGCAACGCAAGTAAAAGGCCTTCTTGCGTCAACCTGAGTCAGATTCTGATTGAAACCTCGAACAACATAATATCTagatgtgtttttggaaaaaagTATGACAACCCAGATGGTGGAATCAGCTTTGGAGAGCTAGGAAGGAAGATGATGAAACACTTAGCCACTTTCACTGTAGGAGATTTCTTTCCTTTGTTGGGTTGGATTGACGTTGTCACTGGCCAAATACCAGAATTTAAGGCCACTTTCAGGGCATTAGATTCTTTTTTTAATCAGTTAATTGCTGAACGCAAGAGAATAATGAAGATGGAGGGTTACCAACCTCATAATAAAGACTTCCTGGAAACACTCCTTCAAATTCAAGATGGTGAAGGAAAGCATGATTTCCAGCTTACACATGATGACGTCAAGGCAATTCTAACGGTAGATATGCTTCTTTTCTCTTCTGACATGCTCACAAAAGGTAGCATAGCATCTTCAAATGATGCAATCACGTCACCtaagattaaaatatttcaaaattttctctCTTTAATGATACAATCCTTAACTAAAATGGATATCCTATAATAATTTCTGTAACAGTAAAATATAAGCCTTAAATCTATGGTTAAGAATCCATAAACAACTCTACTTACGGGATGTTTCCATTTTCATAACTTCAGGACATATTTGCTGGAGGAAGTGACACTACTTCAACACTTATGGAATGGGCATTTGCAGCGCTCTTGAAGAATCCTGATATCATGAAGAGAGCTCAAGAAGAAGTAAGAAGAGTTGTTGGGTATAAATTAAAAGTGGATGAAAATGATTTAAATCAAATGAATTATCTGAAATGTGTAGTAAAAGAAACTCTGAGATTATATCCACCTATTCCTCTTTTGACACCCTGAGAAACTTCATCTGATGTAAAAGTGAAAGGTTTTGATATTCCATCCAAAACAAGAGTGTATGTGAATGCATGGGCGATTCAGAGGGACCCTGAAATTTGGAACAAGCCTGAAGAGTTCCTTCCCGAGAGATTTGAAGATCAGCCAGAAGTAGATTTTAAAGGAAAAGATTTGCAGTTTATTCCCTTTGGTTTTGGGAGAAGAGGATGTATTGGAATTTCATTTGCACTTGCTTCCACTGAGTATATGCTTGCTAATCTCCTCTACTGGTTTGATTGGAAGATTCCTGAGACTGGTAAACCAATGCAAGATATAGACATGAGTGAGATATGGGGACTCACTGTCATCAAGAAAGTAccacttcatcttcaacctgaaCTACACTCATTTGGATATGAACCTTGACATCAATAATGTGGATTTATTTGTATCTTGGATTAATGGTATATTTTACtttgtttccttttctcttGTCGTTATAAATTGTTTTTCCCCTTTTTTTGGAGTAATGTAGTTTggcaaagaagaaaataaacaagTGTAGGGATGAAAacactagttttttttaaatacccTAAAATACCTTTTTTTATGAAAACCCTAAAATACTCAACATAAAATAAGTTGAAATTAGAGCATAAAGTagactttattttatataaagaaTTAGTGAAACGGGATTACCTAATGATATTCATCCATAAACCCTTCTGGTTGTTTATTgcactaataaaaatatttattaacaaaagaaaatagaaaattaattaatgaaaattacaaataacCTTTTTTTGCAACCATGTAAGTTTTTGGGAATTTGCACTTGGTCAACCTCTTAAAATGTTATATCTACTATATgacttaattaataaaaaaaacataagttAGGAAATATTTAAGTAATAAAATGATGTAAGTTGATAATTTAATTACCAATCGACTATTTTCTTGAGATACGCAGGTGGCATCTTGTATAATTAACAAAACCACGTAGTAGTGTGATCATTTACGTATATCACAAGTAACTGCTAATGACACTTGCATTGAAAAAATCATTAGTATAAGTACAATTGATGAAGTGCTAATAATTGACTACTTAAAAGTTATACCTACTcatattgtttttttctttaaggACTAGGTTTTGGACTCTATTGATGCAAAATAAACttcattttcaataaattaaatgtaCAAATGTAttcatacataaataaaaattaataattacaatttattttcttgccAAAAGTTTTGGAATACATCTAACGAGGTGTCTAGATCGGGCTGTGAATCCTTGAAATGTTTGTGCCATAATAAATACCTCATATGTGGGTACAGGAACTGCAACATCAGCAATGTGTACCTTCTCAATGGTGACCTTCACCATATTAAGGGGGAGAGGAATATTATGCAAAAAGTGACCGCTACAAAGACTTTCCCTATGGCCACGAATCGAGCAGTGAAATCGTCCTCCGTAAATAACTCACAATAGCTTATCTCGCCAATGTCATCCCCTGATGGATTATCAGTTGCataactcccctttgtgttatATCTACCTATGGAAGACACAAAGGTCTGGTGTGCTGGAACAATTTGTTGGGACAAACCTAAGCTCTTGAGGTGTTGCTCAAACTCTTGGCTCAACTTTTGAGTAACCTATTATTTTATCTTCTGCGTGATATATTGCCTCAACTACAATATGACCTCTTTGCTAGATGCCTCAGAGGAGTATTGTCGTGAAGAAGTCCCAAAGAAATGACAGATGTCAATCCCTAATCCTATAGTATACACACAACGAAGGTGCTCAAGTTGTCCAATTGCTAACATCTTTAGGTAGTATCCTACGAATAGCTACCAACAATAACTGTTACATGACAATCATGAGATTTTAACCCAAGTAGCTTCAATTAATGTTTGAGACTATAGGCTCTTAACATTTGATGAATGTACTTGTGGCACCTTAAGACCCTTTAGGATTTGGCATAAACTTATTGATAGCTTGCATTTTCTCGAATTGATTTGTTTCTTCAAGTGTTTGGATGGAATTGGCAGAAGCAATGAATAATTGGAGTCATGGAAGAACTCAAGGAGTTTTAGGAACCTTGGAGTAGCTGTGAGATGTATGGAAAGTGATAGGTGATGCCTAATCACTTGGAGAAATGTGAGAGATCAAACAAAGTATCTATCCTAGAGAGAGGACACAAAAAGAGAGTTTGACTATAATTTGGCAGCATAAATACCAAGCCTTGTACCTTTATAGGTGAGGAGGTTGGTCAATTACAAGAGAAAATTAGGGTAAATTTGAATTCAAACTAGGTGTCAAAAGCTAGTCATACTTGTCATGTGAGGGCAATGGTTTCCATGTGACTTGTTTCTAGATCCTAGGGTTTTATATGACCAACCTAGGTAGGTTTAGAAACCCTAACATAACCCTAATCTACTTTAGGACTAAAACATATGCTACTTGGCCCAATTGTAGGCCTAATTATTTTACAAGAAAGAGAAATCATATTCTACTTCGTACAACTAGGTTATGACCTTAAAATTATGTGAGAGAGTCTCTGCTGAGTCCTACTTTTCATGTCATTGCCCCAATAGTAGTTTGTGGCTGGACGGTTgtcatcatcccctccctcttaaAAGAATCTGTTCTTACATCTACAAGTTTGGTTCCGAACAATAGCCTTATTCTTGTCTAAAACTATGTTCTTGACAATCTATTGTAGTCTTCAAACAATTCAAAATGAATTTTTCTCATAAATTCCATAAAAAGTAGATTTATGCACAAATTGTGGAAAATAATCATGACTTTTAAAATCCATGTACCTTTTTTGAACAagtttatttgtttgtttttcaatttcgtTTGGTTTGGTTGccttctatatattttttaaaattttctagcAACTCATCACATGATTTAATCAAAGAGGAATACAtagttttcttttccatttctttttatttcctctcttctttctcaaaATCTTGCCAACTAGACTCTTTAGAATTACAACTTTCTCCTAAGAGAACTAGTGTTtgcttattatttattttttgttttaattttatttggtCCCCCAACTCTTGGGAAGGTGTAAAAGGATGAAAATgtactttctttctttattggTGAATGTAATCTTGTTGGTACATCCATTATTCATGgatttcttatcaaattgccacaGTCATCCCAATAAGACACGACAAGCTTCCATGGACACACCAttacataaaattttatcttgATACTTGCTCACAAATAAATCGACCTTCACTTGTTGTTTAACTGACAATTCTCCATCATCACTAAAGTTTATAAGGTTTGGAATGATAGGGAGTTGTAACTTCTCAGCTAGCCTAGTACTGTAATAGTTACAACACAACTCATTAtcaacaatgagagaacaagTTTTGTCAAAAAATTTACATCTTGTATGAACAACCTTTTTTCTCACTTATTTCTCTCTTAGATGCAACAATCTCACTAGTTTCTTCATCTTGGCTGCTATACTCATATGTACCCCttaagatcatgattcttttgttGGGTGACACAGCAAGTGTATCGTatcaaaagtaataaatttgttcCTAAGAAAGGATATCGAACCTCCAAGGAATAGTTGAATTTTCAactataatattcactaaataaaaaacaatataataaagtttgttgtgTATGATTGCAAAAATGTAAGTAAAACAAAGTAAAGAGTTGTtgattcaattgggaaaattgggattgggggttcatccttctcactcttttgtattttgaaaagcataataatattctatcattgattgatattgatgttcatataaaattcatttatatctattcctcgcatataaaattattaagatagtctcctaaatatcgattcctcgtatatttataaaaactctttatcGTTACGAATAAATGTTAGATAGAAATTAACATTCAAATTTATTAGCATTGaaatatgttaaacattataatttaggtcagatgcttagaagtacttttcagtcaaatctaaggatcaaaatcaatgTAAAACAACCGTTTAGAATCAAATGACAATaacaatcatcaatcaagaatagaatatgatatttaaatatcaccttaatacataagagttagaacatattactctcaatcccaaagggtagaattagccactcatgttggccattacacacttggaaagtaagaaaagaagattcaagATGTGTCTCCTTGACGGTTGCCTCCTCTAAGGTTTTCTatcaccttctattctcccaatgatgtcTAGGGTTATGCTCACGCCTCATATTAAACCTAATTGGGCTTGGACTAAGTGACCTCTCGCCTAGGCGTGATTGGGCTTGCCTAGGCGAGTTGGAAGAGAAAAAACACAACTTCTTTGGAGTGATTTCGCCTAGGCAAAGCGAGTTCCTCTAGAGTGCTTCTGTCTTAGATGAGTCTTGAGCATTTTCGTTTTCCCTTTTCATCTTGTCTATTCTCCTTtggccctttcatctccatttttacACCTAGAATCCTGAAATGAACACAAATTTgtgaataaatcgttcttattcatattataatcccaaaatatgtaaaaatgtttaaattcataaattaatggttaaattatagttattttatcaatatatatccataagtgtctgtctttaaatatgaaatattaggGTTTAGGATAAGAAGAACCAATTCATGTTATAATACAGGGATGAAAACAAAGAAGGGACACAAACCAATTCATGTTATAGTACAGGAacgaaaacatatttaaccattaaaattaattattattaattaagaatCGATTATGACTTCTACACAAAGTGCATGAAAATCGATTCAATTACAATTGGAAAATTCTGGCTTCACACTAACTTCCCTGAAAATTGATCTTGCAAATCAACAACTACACACAATAGAATCGATTATCCCTTCATTATAACAGCTATGCAAATTGATTTCTTCCTTCAACAATAATATGAATCAATTCTTCCTTCACTATAAGCTCCATCAAAATCGAGTTTCAACATTTCAATTACATTTTCACATTCCCATTTTCAAGTACATGCAAAATAAACATAAGACATTGAAGTAAATGACATGTTGTCTATGTGGAATCACTCGCATTTCTCTACACATAGAGAAGAACATCAAATACCAATCCCTCATCCTTCCATCCTCATTCATCCCTCAAAACTACTTATCCAAACAACACAAACACAAATATGTGTCATTCCTTTCTTGaacacaataaatatatatatatatatatatatatatatatataaaagcaaACACAACATAAACATAAAAGTATGGAAGGTAAAATATTACTGTCGGTCCATGAACACTTATAAAATTAGGcactaaacaaaaaattattgtaatattAAAGAATTTATCATTATCTTAACCGATGTTTAGTGTAAAAAATTtacttataaataatataattagtgGTGAAGCCAATACTAACTtttcaaattattatattaatataatataatgtatGTTGATTTAACCGGATagatatttgaaattatttaagatttcttttaaattttgcaTTGATATTTATTAGGGTTCACTTTAGTCGACATTATTTTcgatttgaaaaataaattattacaataacAATTACCTGTTGTTTTAGAACTggtttaataaattaaattcagAAAACAATAGatagaaaatagaaaattaaacttaaaaaaataatatatgaatataaaattgataaaataattaattaaaatccaaacatataaaaatcaaattgaGTCTAAAATATGGAAATTGTTAGAATTTCGTAATATTTTGGAGCAAATAATGTATAGGGAAGCTCCATGTAATTAATAATAGGATAGAAAATGAAAGTCCTAAGTGAGGAgaatgtttttgaatttttgaagTATCAACAATAATGATTGTAACATCCCTATCAGCTACTGATAAAAACAAAACCAATACCAAACACATTACAAACAAAAGCAAATCACACGACAAGAACAAAACCAATAAAACATAGTTATATTTCGTTTGCAAAATGTCTCTGATAAAACGCAAATAATATAAGATGTAAATGTTCTTTCTTAAAATTAATACAACACTGAAATCTTGT harbors:
- the LOC137822876 gene encoding phenylacetaldehyde oxime monooxygenase CYP71AN24-like, which encodes MYGCTDVAFSPYGEGWRQKRKICVLDLLSVKRVRSFQSIREEEVAAMLGAIREACNASKRPSCVNLSQILIETSNNIISRCVFGKKYDNPDGGISFGELGRKMMKHLATFTVGDFFPLLGWIDVVTGQIPEFKATFRALDSFFNQLIAERKRIMKMEGYQPHNKDFLETLLQIQDGEGKHDFQLTHDDVKAILTDIFAGGSDTTSTLMEWAFAALLKNPDIMKRAQEEVRRVVGYKLKVDENDLNQMNYLKCVVKETLRLYPPIPLLTP